A DNA window from Streptomyces parvus contains the following coding sequences:
- a CDS encoding ThiF family adenylyltransferase, with translation MYPMLKPALRRAWRGRNTVQFGVTPAHAVTLGPVDIATGSFLELLDGTRGLPLLYEEARALELSEHHVDVLLARLTEAGLLDDPRSAGPQADVLRRRAEVMDRQRPDVASLSVVRPEPGGGLRRMEARRAMRVQVRGAGRVGASIASVLSGAGVGHVEVLDGGRAEPWDVAPGGLPPASVGERRDVAARRLVRRSAPGTGPAESTEEPGLSLIVVAPRDGLAVYAPVADTAGPWIASGTPHLYAGVIEATGVVGPLVLPGGTGCAGCLELHRADRDPQWPRMLAQWRSGRRGAVPACDLGLATAVAGLAAAHALAFLDGDLPACTGTRWEAALPLLDWRSEQIGPHADCSCGAAGGAGGARVFGGVPAQDTMAG, from the coding sequence ATGTATCCGATGCTGAAGCCCGCACTGCGTCGCGCCTGGCGCGGACGGAACACCGTGCAGTTCGGCGTGACACCCGCGCATGCCGTGACGCTCGGGCCGGTGGACATCGCCACGGGGAGCTTCCTGGAACTGCTCGACGGCACGCGTGGACTGCCGCTGCTCTACGAAGAGGCGCGCGCACTGGAGCTGTCGGAACATCATGTGGACGTCCTCCTGGCCCGGTTGACGGAGGCCGGGCTCCTCGACGACCCGAGGTCGGCGGGTCCGCAAGCCGATGTGCTGCGCCGACGTGCCGAGGTGATGGACCGCCAGCGCCCCGACGTGGCCTCGCTGTCGGTCGTTCGTCCCGAGCCGGGCGGCGGGCTGCGGCGGATGGAGGCCCGGCGGGCGATGCGGGTCCAGGTGCGGGGTGCGGGCCGGGTCGGGGCGTCCATCGCCTCCGTGCTCTCCGGTGCGGGGGTGGGGCATGTGGAGGTGCTCGACGGGGGCCGGGCCGAGCCCTGGGACGTGGCGCCCGGGGGCCTCCCTCCGGCGTCCGTGGGGGAACGGCGCGATGTCGCGGCCCGCCGGCTCGTCCGCCGTTCGGCACCCGGGACCGGCCCGGCGGAGAGCACCGAGGAGCCCGGCCTGTCCCTGATCGTGGTCGCTCCCCGGGACGGCCTCGCGGTGTACGCACCGGTCGCGGACACCGCGGGTCCCTGGATCGCGTCGGGCACTCCTCATCTCTATGCGGGAGTGATCGAGGCCACCGGGGTGGTCGGGCCGCTCGTCCTGCCCGGGGGCACCGGCTGCGCGGGGTGCCTGGAGCTGCACCGTGCGGACCGGGATCCGCAGTGGCCCCGGATGCTGGCACAGTGGCGTTCCGGGCGGCGGGGAGCGGTGCCCGCCTGCGATCTGGGGCTCGCTACGGCGGTCGCCGGTCTGGCAGCGGCGCACGCCCTGGCGTTCCTGGACGGAGATCTTCCCGCCTGCACCGGAACCCGCTGGGAGGCCGCTCTACCACTGCTGGACTGGCGTTCCGAGCAGATCGGCCCACATGCGGACTGCTCCTGCGGGGCCGCCGGGGGCGCTGGAGGGGCACGGGTCTTCGGTGGCGTTCCGGCGCAGGACACAATGGCGGGGTGA
- a CDS encoding M48 family metallopeptidase, whose protein sequence is MPADPSYGSAGETPARSAESHQRSAAAHPARASATSAVEVRRSTRRRKSVSAYREGDRTIVLIPARMSKAEERRWVGVMLDKLAAQESKRHLGDTELAERAARLSAQYFDGRARPASVRWVTNQNTRWGSCTPAEGSIRLSHRLQGMPEYVVDYVLLHELAHLLVPGHGPGFWRLLEAYPRTERARGFLEGVVAAERLPADDE, encoded by the coding sequence GTGCCCGCCGACCCCTCGTACGGCTCCGCCGGGGAGACCCCCGCGCGCAGCGCCGAAAGCCATCAGCGCAGCGCGGCAGCCCATCCGGCCCGCGCTTCGGCGACGAGCGCGGTCGAGGTGCGCCGGAGCACGCGACGCAGGAAGTCGGTCTCCGCCTACCGCGAGGGCGACCGTACGATCGTGCTCATCCCCGCCCGGATGTCGAAGGCGGAGGAGCGGCGCTGGGTGGGCGTGATGCTGGACAAGCTCGCCGCCCAGGAGAGCAAGCGGCACCTGGGCGACACCGAGCTCGCGGAGCGTGCCGCCCGGCTGTCCGCCCAGTATTTCGACGGTCGCGCCAGGCCCGCGTCGGTGCGCTGGGTGACCAACCAGAACACCCGCTGGGGCTCGTGCACCCCCGCCGAGGGCAGCATCAGACTCTCGCACCGGCTGCAGGGCATGCCGGAGTACGTCGTCGACTACGTACTCCTCCACGAGCTGGCGCACCTGCTCGTCCCCGGACACGGTCCGGGGTTCTGGCGGCTGCTGGAGGCGTATCCGCGCACCGAGCGAGCCCGGGGGTTCCTGGAGGGCGTGGTGGCGGCCGAGCGGCTGCCCGCCGACGACGAGTGA
- a CDS encoding TerD family protein: MAREFQRGHKAKISDLTAGTDLYVGVQIAAPGLTFDISCFGLDANEQLSDDRYFIFFNQPKSPEESIQLLGAQSGDTESFRVTLDRIPAAIQKLSFTATLDGAGQMSQIGPGYIRIVAGGEEVVRYSFTGSEFTTERAVMLGDFYLKDVWRFAAVGQGFDGGLEALLKNFGGEVAEEEAPPAPAAAAPGFAPPAQAAAPPAFGAPAAPSAPPAFGAPAAPSAPTPPPAPQQPVHTAPTIAAPLAPQAPVAPQAPQAPSPYGQPQQPQFGQVPGQAAPPAAPFGQQAPAPYGQPAPAPYGQQLPGSLPPVAPQGVPQGVPATGAGLQAALQPYKETATGQRWTPQNQQLMRVDLTMGGAGVLARQGSMVMYQGKVDFGYKSAGFVGRAVGNATGQEMQLMRCTGRGQVFLAEEGSHLHPIELQGDGICVSAENVLAFDESLQYEVRRVEGHGIPGGALFTMLFQGAGTVIVKTHGTPVVLPVTPTTFADCNAVVAWSAASQVIVSSQVRLRRNAYPGHSGETVNLQFRGAPGNFIVVQPYEV, translated from the coding sequence ATGGCCAGGGAATTCCAACGCGGCCACAAGGCCAAGATCAGTGATCTCACGGCAGGGACGGATCTGTACGTGGGCGTGCAGATCGCAGCGCCGGGGCTGACCTTCGACATCAGCTGCTTCGGCCTCGACGCCAACGAGCAGCTCTCCGACGACCGGTACTTCATCTTCTTCAACCAGCCGAAGTCGCCCGAGGAGTCCATCCAGCTCCTGGGCGCGCAGTCCGGTGACACCGAGTCCTTCCGCGTCACGCTCGACCGCATCCCGGCAGCCATCCAGAAGCTCTCCTTCACCGCGACGCTCGACGGCGCCGGGCAGATGTCCCAGATCGGCCCGGGGTACATCCGGATCGTCGCGGGCGGCGAGGAAGTGGTGCGGTACTCCTTCACCGGATCGGAGTTCACCACCGAGCGCGCGGTGATGCTCGGCGACTTCTATCTGAAGGACGTCTGGCGTTTCGCCGCCGTCGGGCAGGGCTTCGACGGCGGTCTGGAAGCGCTCCTGAAGAACTTCGGCGGCGAGGTCGCCGAGGAAGAGGCGCCGCCCGCCCCGGCGGCAGCCGCCCCGGGCTTCGCCCCGCCGGCCCAGGCCGCCGCGCCCCCGGCCTTCGGCGCGCCTGCCGCCCCGTCCGCGCCCCCGGCCTTCGGCGCGCCTGCCGCCCCGTCCGCGCCCACGCCACCGCCCGCGCCGCAGCAGCCGGTGCACACGGCACCGACGATCGCCGCCCCGCTGGCACCTCAGGCCCCCGTGGCTCCGCAGGCGCCCCAGGCCCCGTCCCCGTACGGCCAACCCCAGCAGCCGCAGTTCGGCCAGGTCCCGGGCCAGGCCGCCCCGCCCGCCGCTCCCTTCGGCCAGCAGGCCCCCGCTCCCTATGGTCAGCCCGCGCCGGCCCCGTACGGTCAGCAGCTCCCCGGCTCCCTGCCCCCGGTCGCCCCGCAGGGCGTGCCCCAGGGTGTGCCGGCCACGGGCGCGGGTCTTCAGGCGGCCCTCCAGCCGTACAAGGAGACCGCGACCGGGCAGCGCTGGACCCCGCAGAACCAGCAGCTCATGCGGGTGGACCTGACCATGGGCGGAGCCGGGGTCCTGGCCCGCCAGGGCAGCATGGTGATGTATCAGGGCAAGGTGGACTTCGGCTACAAGAGCGCCGGATTCGTCGGCCGGGCCGTGGGCAACGCCACCGGCCAGGAGATGCAGCTGATGCGCTGTACCGGCCGCGGCCAGGTCTTCCTCGCCGAGGAGGGCTCGCACCTGCACCCGATCGAGCTGCAGGGCGACGGCATCTGCGTCTCCGCCGAGAACGTCCTCGCCTTCGACGAGTCCCTCCAGTACGAGGTGCGCAGGGTCGAGGGCCACGGCATCCCGGGCGGCGCGCTGTTCACCATGCTGTTCCAGGGCGCCGGCACCGTGATCGTGAAGACCCACGGCACCCCGGTCGTCCTGCCGGTCACGCCCACCACGTTCGCCGACTGCAACGCGGTCGTCGCCTGGTCGGCCGCCTCCCAGGTGATCGTCTCCAGCCAGGTCCGGCTGCGGCGCAACGCGTACCCGGGACACAGCGGCGAGACCGTGAACCTCCAGTTCCGGGGAGCTCCCGGCAACTTCATCGTCGTCCAGCCCTACGAGGTCTGA
- a CDS encoding AIM24 family protein yields MNQQLAGFAPTPVTARMENHGRTMLKVAMASGQDLFARTGSMVAYEGFIQYEPNPPAARQIASQWITGEGAPIMKCSGDGLLYLADYGADVVVINLDNDSISVNGTNLLAFDAHLTWGVEKVKGLAKFAGQGLWNVVVQGTGWVAITSRGTPIVVDCGRGEDETYVDPDALVAWSPNLKVKGKRSFKAGSLIGRGSGEAYQMAFSGQGIVVVQPSEDSTDRLRIRN; encoded by the coding sequence ATGAACCAGCAACTCGCGGGCTTCGCCCCGACCCCCGTCACGGCCCGGATGGAGAACCACGGCAGGACCATGCTCAAGGTCGCCATGGCCTCCGGGCAGGACCTCTTCGCACGCACCGGTTCGATGGTCGCGTACGAGGGCTTCATCCAGTACGAGCCCAACCCGCCCGCCGCGCGGCAGATCGCCTCCCAGTGGATCACCGGCGAGGGCGCACCCATCATGAAGTGCTCCGGCGACGGGCTGCTCTACCTCGCCGACTACGGCGCCGACGTGGTCGTCATCAACCTCGACAACGACTCCATCTCCGTCAACGGCACCAACCTCCTCGCCTTCGACGCCCATCTCACCTGGGGCGTCGAGAAGGTCAAGGGACTCGCCAAGTTCGCCGGTCAGGGCCTGTGGAACGTCGTCGTCCAGGGCACCGGATGGGTCGCCATCACCTCCCGGGGCACCCCGATCGTCGTCGACTGCGGACGCGGAGAGGACGAGACGTATGTCGACCCGGACGCACTCGTCGCCTGGTCCCCGAACCTCAAGGTGAAGGGCAAGCGCAGCTTCAAGGCGGGCTCGCTGATCGGGCGGGGCAGCGGCGAGGCGTACCAGATGGCCTTCTCCGGCCAGGGCATCGTCGTCGTCCAGCCGAGCGAGGACAGCACGGACCGCCTGCGGATCCGGAACTGA